A genomic segment from Micropterus dolomieu isolate WLL.071019.BEF.003 ecotype Adirondacks linkage group LG03, ASM2129224v1, whole genome shotgun sequence encodes:
- the znf576.2 gene encoding zinc finger protein 576.2 — protein MDSEILNIEEIVMGRGLPDPPPEAPPEKPAEPYKPITFNGPPAPSVQSYQHENLQCFQCFITFCSAKAKERHMKKSHREEYKQQLQQGNTLFTCYVCDRTFLSSEELTQHQPTHSKDDKPFKCVHCKESFKTFSELTAHRRQVCPEKQMVCKDCNETFRSAGLLRNHRLTQHLRPDVEIAEQPEDPTKTHRCKKCGQGFETESELVSHQEKYPEGQQCNGSASTVKKRGRPSKTEEPAGAEKKGKRKKKDEAEAPEEAVKASSTSESAAPPAEEKGKAGGAKRGRPSKAAAKSETENKKSSEDDGEAAAKEKKASKPDPAPPRQHPCSECDLAFPSLIQLRAHKKEKHAPRKAHPCEECEESFARPEQLDAHMSRAHAVGRFACPTCGKSFGRERTLRAHEKSHPEEKPENPSAKR, from the exons ATGGACTCGGAGATTTTGAACATAGAGGAGATAGTGATGGGAAGGGGATTGCCAGATCCGCCTCCAGAAGCTCCCCCTGAAAAGCCAGCAGAGCCATACAAACCCATCACCTTTAATGGACCTCCTGCCCCCTCTGTTCAATCAT ACCAGCATGAAAATCTGCAGTGTTTCCAGTGCTTCATCACGTTCTGCAGTGCCAAAGCCAAGGAAAGGCATATGAAGAAGAGCCACCGGGAAGAGTATAAGCAACAGCTTCAGCAG GGAAACACATTGTTCACGTGCTACGTGTGTGATCGTACATTTCTGTCATCTGAGGAACTGACACAGCACCAGCCAACACACAGCAAGGACGACAAGCCCTTCAAATGCGTTCACTGCAAGGAGAGCTTTAAAACGTTCTCTGAA CTCACAGCCCATAGAAGACAGGTGTGTCCAGAGAAACAGATGGTATGTAAAGATTGCAATGAAACCTTCCGGAGTGCTGGACTGCTGCGCAATCATCGCCTGACCCAACATCTCCGCCCGGACGTAGAGATTGCAGAACAGCCGGAGGACCCTACAAAGACCCACCGCTGTAAGAAGTGTGGTCAGGGCTTTGAAACGGAATCGGAACTGGTATCGCACCAGGAGAAGTACCCTGAAGGGCAGCAATGTAATGGCAGCGCTTCAACCGTCAAGAAACGTGGGCGGCCTTCCAAAACCGAAGAACCGGCAGGTGCTGAGAAAAAGGGAAAGCGGAAAAAGAAGGACGAGGCAGAAGCACCTGAGGAGGCGGTAAAGGCCAGCAGCACGTCCGAGTCAGCAGCACCTCCTgcagaggaaaaaggaaaagcaggTGGGGCAAAGCGTGGCCGTCCTTCTAAAGCAGCCGCAAAGTCAGAAACGGAAAATAAGAAGAGTTCCGAGGATGACGGTGAAGCTGcagcaaaggaaaagaaagcATCTAAACCGGATCCTGCCCCGCCTCGTCAGCACCCCTGTTCTGAGTGTGACCTCGCATTCCCCAGCTTGATCCAGCTCCGCGCTCACAAGAAGGAGAAACACGCTCCACGGAAAGCCCACCCCTGCGAAGAATGTGAAGAGAGCTTTGCCCGTCCTGAGCAGCTGGACGCCCACATGTCACGCGCTCACGCTGTGGGCCGCTTTGCCTGTCCAACCTGCGGGAAGAGCTTTGGCCGTGAACGCACCTTGAGAGCTCACGAGAAAAGCCACCCAGAGGAAAAGCCTGAAAACCCAAGTGCTAAGAGATAA